The following are encoded in a window of Microcaecilia unicolor chromosome 14, aMicUni1.1, whole genome shotgun sequence genomic DNA:
- the ZNF687 gene encoding zinc finger protein 687, producing MGDMKTPDFDDLLAAFDIPDIDTNEAMPPGHEETDRHAKQPHGESGASEHIVPHTDITTVSVIVKHTVCPEQHESDSHSLGARILQNGFSGVDAAKLPCAGSGEAPPLSKENWNLKEKGSKSLDVYPHFSAEEPAVNLIDQPAVCRPKEKCLLAPPAPFSLSPPQSVDSADSAEESKGAFSPTISQQFDSKNGTDSEAPLTGSPLEKRGRLDVREPEVVNSPAGMTPSPRESPKICVKSETPSSPPSSPPMSSWPMLDQNQEPSTANHPNVKSSPPSPVEGFQSTPSLRPPASPKESDTNPLKELQTVKEEPLDSPVSVCSDGEDENSNSSSRPLKVRIKTIKTTSGSIKRTVTRVSSEPDAGASKPNSEVTASPEAASDTGTVTATVKQEEDAGPVPQKKPDLADVPKVEGPQIVSLQLGNGAKIKGTILPVSTIQNASSAMLMAASVAQQKAVVLPASQVVAKSIISLVPQPLPKTVSRTNITIVTQAVTNTTTNSTTIASPKSNATVVMVPAQKPLPAVAGTVISRTQSSLVEAFNKILNSKNLLPTYKPNLSPPAESRLSLPLFGYRCLECGDAFSLEKSLARHYDRRSMRIEVTCNHCTKRLVFFNKCSLLLHAREHKDKGLVMQCSHLVMRPIAIDQMIGQPDITPLVSVATLPAAKVAPPATDAVAVANGSQDSAVLPLNSSSEQSNYCTFRCQECKEQCKNKAGLAAHFQLVGATGTVASTVCTLCPMMMPNRCSFNAHHRMHKHRPPHVCPECGGIFRMANFQSHLKEACLHFSRRVGYRCPSCAVVFGGVNSIKSHIQTSHCEVFHKCPICPMAFKSAPSAHGHVYTQHPGFSNQQSKMIYKCAMCDTVFTHKPLLSSHFDQHLISQRVSVFKCPECPLLFAQKRTMLEHLKCTHSPAQDKEEAPKQPDLLVAKEDQTENPVSKVSEEDEASSSSSEDPPSSPEPPKKGKSGTQRKVGGKKLRSNCWKCGICHSWFPERDEYVIHMKRTHGKSVKKFPCRLCERSFCSAPSLRRHVRVNHEGIKRVYPCKYCTEGKRTFSSRLILEKHIQVRHGIKGPDQAKSEEVLVTRNGGTPGTQVLQKKRKLSGEDAESCSEEPDSTTPPSKTPKGDNTKAPFRCWKCGYISGSWADFQEHIPQHRTDESSHQCRKCGLCFTSPGSLSRHRFITHKMKGTGEEEEELEPRTLHDEAPPEGKLSCKVCGKAFDNQLNLKTHFRTHGMAFIKQRQNVGLDN from the exons ATGGGTGATATGAAGACCCCCGACTTTGATGACCTCCTGGCAGCCTTTGACATTCCTGACATAGATACCAATGAGGCCATGCCCCCGGGCCACGAGGAGACGGACAGGCATGCCAAACAGCCTCATGGGGAATCTGGAGCATCAGAGCATATCGTCCCACACACTGATATCACCACCGTCAGTGTTATCGTCAAGCACACCGTCTGCCCCGAGCAACACGAGTCCGACAGCCACAGCCTGGGGGCCCGCATACTCCAGAACGGATTCAGTGGTGTGGATGCAGCAAAACTCCCCTGTGCCGGGTCTGGGGAAGCACCACCTCTCAGCAAAGAAAACTGGAATCTCAAAGAGAAGGGAAGCAAATCCTTGGATGTCTACCCTCACTTCAGTGCTGAGGAGCCTGCAGTCAATCTGATTGACCAACCGGCTGTATGCAGGCCCAAAGAGAAGTGTCTGCTTGCACCTCCTGCACCTTTCTCGCTGTCCCCACCTCAGTCTGTGGATTCGGCGGATTCAGCAGAGGAAAGCAAGGGGGCCTTCTCTCCCACGATCTCGCAGCAATTTGACAGTAAAAATGGCACGGATAGCGAAGCGCCGTTGACAGGGTCTCCTCTAGAAAAGAGAGGAAGATTGGATGTCAGAGAGCCAGAAGTTGTGAACAGCCCAGCAGGCATGACTCCATCTCCTAGGGAGAGCCCCAAAATATGCGTGAAGTCTGAAACTCCATCTTCTCCCCCTAGTTCTCCTCCTATGTCATCTTGGCCTATGTTAGATCAGAACCAGGAGCCCAGTACTGCTAACCATCCTAACGTCAAGAGCTCTCCTCCGAGCCCAGTGGAAGGGTTCCAGTCGACACCAAGCCTGAGACCCCCTGCTTCCCCAAAGGAGTCTGACACCAACCCCTTGAAAGAGCTGCAGACGGTGAAAGAGGAACCCCTGGACAGCCCAGTCAGTGTATGCAGTGATGGTGAGGATGAGAACAGTAACAGCTCCTCACGCCCACTCAAGGTGCGTATTAAAACCATTAAGACCACATCTGGCAGCATTAAAAGAACTGTAACCAGAGTTTCATCAGAGCCTGATGCAGGGGCTTCCAAACCAAATTCAGAAGTGACTGCTTCTCCGGAAGCTGCCAGTGACACTGGCACAGTGACTGCTACAGTGAAGCAGGAAGAGGACGCTGGACCAGTACCGCAGAAGAAACCGGACCTTGCAGATGTCCCAAAGGTGGAAGGGCCTCAGATTGTCAGCTTGCAGCTGGGCAATGGAGCAAAGATCAAAGGAACTATATTGCCCGTTTCAACCATCCAGAATGCCAGCAGCGCCATGCTTATGGCTGCCAGTGTGGCTCAGCAGAAGGCCGTGGTGTTGCCTGCTAGCCAGGTGGTGGCCAAGAGCATTATAAGTCTGGTGCCACAACCTCTTCCAAAGACGGTCAGCAGAACAAACATAACCATTGTGACACAGGCTGTgaccaacaccaccaccaacaGCACCACGATAGCCAGCCCCAAAAGCAATGCCACCGTGGTCATGGTGCCGGCACAGAAGCCGCTGCCAGCTGTCGCAGGGACTGTTATCTCCCGGACACAGTCCAGTTTAGTGGAGGCCTTCAACAAAATCCTTAACAGTAAGAACCTGTTGCCGACTTACAAGCCGAACCTGAGCCCTCCTGCCGAGTCTCGCCTTAGCCTCCCGCTCTTCGGCTACCGCTGTCTGGAATGCGGCGATGCCTTCTCTTTGGAAAAGAGCCTTGCCCGGCATTACGATCGGCGCAGCATGCGGATCGAGGTGACCTGCAACCACTGCACCAAGAGACTGGTTTTCTTCAACAAGTGCAGCCTGCTTCTCCATGCCCGGGAGCACAAGGACAAAGGCCTAGTCATGCAATGCTCCCACCTGGTCATGAGGCCCATTGCCATAGATCAGATGATTGGCCAGCCAGACATCACTCCTCTAGTCTCTGTGGCCACTTTGCCAGCTGCAAAAGTAGCCCCTCCAGCTACAGATGCAGTGGCAGTGGCTAACGGGAGCCAGGACTCTGCGGTTCTTCCCCTGAATAGCAGTAGCGAACAGTCAAATTACTGTACCTTCCGCTGCCAAGAGTGTAAGGAACAGTGCAAGAACAAGGCCGGACTGGCAGCGCATTTCCAGCTGGTGGGAGCAACAGGAACAGTAGCGAGCACA GTCTGTACCCTCTGCCCTATGATGATGCCTAATCGCTGTAGTTTTAACGCCCACCATCGAATGCACAAGCACCGGCCACCTCACGTCTGCCCTGAATGTGGGGGCATTTTCCGCATGGCAAACTTCCAAAGCCACCTGAAAGAGGCCTGCCTGCACTTCTCCAGAAGGGTCGGCTATAG GTGTCCAAGTTGTGCTGTTGTGTTTGGTGGGGTGAATTCCATCAAGTCCCACATCCAGACTTCACATTGTGAGGTGTTCCACAAATGCCCCATCTGCCCCATGGCTTTCAAATCTGCACCCAGCGCCCACGGTCATGTGTACACCCAACACCCTGGCTTCAGTAACCAGCAGTCCAA AATGATCTATAAGTGTGCGATGTGTGACACAGTCTTTACCCACAAGCCTCTGCTCTCTTCACACTTTGATCAGCACCTGATCAGCCAGCGTGTTAGTGTCTTCAAGTGCCCTGAATGCCCCCTGCTCTTTGCTCAGAAGCGCACCATGCTGGAGCATTTAAAG TGCACACATAGCCCAGCCCAGGACAAGGAGGAGGCCCCTAAGCAGCCTGACCTCTTGGTGGCTAAGGAGGACCAAACTGAGAACCCTGTCTCAAAGGTGTCGGAAGAAGATGAAGCTTCATCCTCCTCCTCGGAGGACCCTCCCAGCTCCCCAGAGCCTCCAAAGAAGGGAAAGAGTGGGACCCAGCGGAAGGTGGGAGGCAAGAAGCTGAGAAGCAACTGCTGGAAGTGTGGTATCTGCCATTCCTGGTTCCCTGAGCGCGATGAGTATGTCATACACATGAAGAGAACCCATGGCAAG TCAGTAAAGAAGTTCCCCTGTCGTCTCTGTGAACGTTCCTTTTGCTCTGCTCCTAGCCTGCGAAGACATGTGCGCGTGAACCATGAGGGTATTAAGCGTGTCTACCCCTGCAA GTACTGCACCGAGGGTAAACGCACCTTCAGCAGTCGCTTAATCCTAGAGAAACACATTCAGGTGCGGCATGGGATCAAGGGCCCCGACCAGGCTAAGAGTGAGGAGGTCCTGGTTACCAGAAATGGAGGGACCCCAGGCACACAG GTGCTGCAGAAGAAGCGGAAGCTGTCGGGGGAAGATGCCGAGTCGTGCAGTGAGGAGCCAGACAGCACCACCCCACCATCCAAAACGCCCAAGGGTGACAACACAAAGGCACCTTTCCGATGCTGGAAGTGTGGCTACATCAGCGGTAGTTGGGCAGACTTCCAGGAGCACATCCCTCAGCACCGCACTGATGAGAGCTCCCATCAGTGCCGCAAGTGTGGCCTCTGTTTCACCTCCCCTGGCTCGCTCAGCCGCCACCGCTTCATCACCCACAAAATGAAAGGGacgggtgaggaggaggaggaactggAGCCCAGGACGCTGCACGATGAGGCGCCCCCTGAAGGCAAGCTCTCTTGTAAGGTTTGTGGCAAAGCCTTCGATAACCAGCTGAACCTAAAAACCCATTTCCGAACCCACGGGATGGCCTTCATTAAACAGAGACAAAATGTGGGTCTGGACAACTGA